One window of Gavia stellata isolate bGavSte3 chromosome Z, bGavSte3.hap2, whole genome shotgun sequence genomic DNA carries:
- the SH3GL2 gene encoding endophilin-A1: MERKVDVTSRAVMEIMAKTIEYLQPNPASRAKLSMINTMSKIRGQEKGPGYPQAEALLADAMLKFGRELGEECNFGPALADVGEAMKELSEVKDSLDMEVKQNFIDPLQNLHDKDLREIQHHLKKMEGRRLDFDYKKKRQGKLPDEELRQALEKFDESKEIAESSMFNLLEMDIEQVSQLSALVQAQLEYHKQATQILQRVTSKLEDRIKEASSQPRREYQPKPRMSLDFTTGDNTQHNGGISHATTPKPSGVHMDQPCCRALYDFEPENEGELGFKEGDIITLTNQIDENWYEGMLHGQSGFFPINYVDILVPLPN, encoded by the exons atggaaagg AAAGTGGATGTTACCAGCAGGGCAGTTATGGAAATAATGGCAAAGACGATCGAATATCTTCAGCCCAATCCAG CTTCCAGAGCTAAACTCAGCATGATCAACACTATGTCAAAAATTCGAGGCCAGGAAAAGGGACCAGGTTATCCTCAGGCTGAAGCCTTGCTGGCAGATGCGATGCTGAAATTTGGCCGAGAACTTGGAGAAGAATGCAACTTTG gaCCAGCACTTGCAGATGTGGGAGAAGCTATGAAGGAGCTTTCTGAGGTTAAGGACTCTTTAGACATGGAAGTGAAACAAAACTTCATTGACCCACTTCAGAATCTCCATGACAAAGATCTGAGAGAAATACAG CATCACCTAAAGAAAATGGAGGGTCGACGCCTGGATTTtgattacaaaaagaaaagacagggcAAGCTCCCTGATGAAGAACTTCGCCAAGCTCTGGAGAAATTTGATGAATCAAAAGAAATTGCTGAGTCAAGCATGTTCAACCTTCTGGAGATGGAT ATTGAACAAGTGAGCCAGCTTTCTGCTCTTGTACAAGCCCAGCTGGAGTACCACAAGCAGGCCACACAGATCCTACAGCGAGTTACTTCTAAGCTGGAAGATAG AATAAAAGAGGCATCATCTCAGCCCAGGAGAGAATACCAGCCCAAACCCCGTATGAGCCTGGATTTCACAACTGGTGACAATACTCAGCACAATGGAGGAATATCCCATGCCACAACACCCAAACCATCAG GTGTTCACATGGATCAGCCATGCTGCCGAGCTCTGTATGACTTTGAACCAGAAAATGAAGGGGAGCTGGGATTTAAGGAGGGTGATATCATTACCCTCACTAACCAGATTGATGAAAACTGGTATGAGGGGATGCTTCATGGCCAGTCAGGTTTCTTCCCCATCAATTATGTTGATATTCTAGTTCCATTACCCAATTAG